One window of the Zea mays cultivar B73 chromosome 3, Zm-B73-REFERENCE-NAM-5.0, whole genome shotgun sequence genome contains the following:
- the LOC100272660 gene encoding MYB transcription factor produces MVTVREETRKGPWTEQEDLQLVCTVRLFGERRWDFIAKVSGLNRTGKSCRLRWVNYLHPGLKRGRMSPHEERLILELHARWGNRWSRIARRLPGRTDNEIKNYWRTHMRKKAQERKRNMSPSSSSSSLSYQSGYPDTPSIIGVKGQELHGGSGCITSILKGTHPDMDGYPMDQIWMEIEAPEVPSEVGFVGGNENVCSSLATPLPPPTVWEYYPEVCWKLDDEIKMAPQFGYIVKELTPASDTIYIGSDY; encoded by the exons ATGGTGACAGTGAGAGAGGAGACTCGCAAGGGGCCATGGACAGAGCAGGAGGACCTGCAACTGGTATGCACTGTCCGTCTGTTCGGTGAACGTCGTTGGGATTTCATTGCCAAAGTATCAG GACTCAACCGGACAGGCAAGAGCTGCCGGCTGCGGTGGGTCAACTACCTCCACCCTGGCCTCAAGCGTGGGCGCATGTCTCCCCATGAAGAGCGCCTCATCCTTGAGCTGCACGCTCGGTGGGGAAACAG GTGGTCCAGGATAGCACGGCGCTTGCCAGGGCGCACTGACAATGAGATCAAGAACTACTGGAGGACACACATGAGGAAGAAAGCACAGGAGAGGAAGAGGAACATGTCTCcatcatcatcctcatcttcactgagTTACCAGTCAGGCTACCCAGATACTCCATCAATCATTGGAGTTAAGGGACAGGAGCTTCATGGTGGCAGTGGCTGCATCACAAGCATCCTGAAGGGCACCCATCCGGACATGGATGGCTATCCCATGGACCAGATATGGATGGAAATTGAggcgccagaggtgccctcggaggTGGGCTTTGTTGGAGGGAACGAAAATGTGTGCAGCAGCCTTGCCACCCCTCTGCCACCACCTACCGTCTGGGAATACTACCCAGAGGTCTGCTGGAAGCTTGACGATGAGATCAAGATGGCACCACAATTTGGTTATATAGTGAAGGAGCTGACCCCTGCTTCTGATACCATATATATTGGGTCTGATTACTAA
- the LOC100272660 gene encoding MYB transcription factor isoform X1, which yields MDRAGGPATGLNRTGKSCRLRWVNYLHPGLKRGRMSPHEERLILELHARWGNRWSRIARRLPGRTDNEIKNYWRTHMRKKAQERKRNMSPSSSSSSLSYQSGYPDTPSIIGVKGQELHGGSGCITSILKGTHPDMDGYPMDQIWMEIEAPEVPSEVGFVGGNENVCSSLATPLPPPTVWEYYPEVCWKLDDEIKMAPQFGYIVKELTPASDTIYIGSDY from the exons ATGGACAGAGCAGGAGGACCTGCAACTG GACTCAACCGGACAGGCAAGAGCTGCCGGCTGCGGTGGGTCAACTACCTCCACCCTGGCCTCAAGCGTGGGCGCATGTCTCCCCATGAAGAGCGCCTCATCCTTGAGCTGCACGCTCGGTGGGGAAACAG GTGGTCCAGGATAGCACGGCGCTTGCCAGGGCGCACTGACAATGAGATCAAGAACTACTGGAGGACACACATGAGGAAGAAAGCACAGGAGAGGAAGAGGAACATGTCTCcatcatcatcctcatcttcactgagTTACCAGTCAGGCTACCCAGATACTCCATCAATCATTGGAGTTAAGGGACAGGAGCTTCATGGTGGCAGTGGCTGCATCACAAGCATCCTGAAGGGCACCCATCCGGACATGGATGGCTATCCCATGGACCAGATATGGATGGAAATTGAggcgccagaggtgccctcggaggTGGGCTTTGTTGGAGGGAACGAAAATGTGTGCAGCAGCCTTGCCACCCCTCTGCCACCACCTACCGTCTGGGAATACTACCCAGAGGTCTGCTGGAAGCTTGACGATGAGATCAAGATGGCACCACAATTTGGTTATATAGTGAAGGAGCTGACCCCTGCTTCTGATACCATATATATTGGGTCTGATTACTAA
- the LOC100272660 gene encoding MYB transcription factor isoform X2: MSPHEERLILELHARWGNRWSRIARRLPGRTDNEIKNYWRTHMRKKAQERKRNMSPSSSSSSLSYQSGYPDTPSIIGVKGQELHGGSGCITSILKGTHPDMDGYPMDQIWMEIEAPEVPSEVGFVGGNENVCSSLATPLPPPTVWEYYPEVCWKLDDEIKMAPQFGYIVKELTPASDTIYIGSDY; the protein is encoded by the exons ATGTCTCCCCATGAAGAGCGCCTCATCCTTGAGCTGCACGCTCGGTGGGGAAACAG GTGGTCCAGGATAGCACGGCGCTTGCCAGGGCGCACTGACAATGAGATCAAGAACTACTGGAGGACACACATGAGGAAGAAAGCACAGGAGAGGAAGAGGAACATGTCTCcatcatcatcctcatcttcactgagTTACCAGTCAGGCTACCCAGATACTCCATCAATCATTGGAGTTAAGGGACAGGAGCTTCATGGTGGCAGTGGCTGCATCACAAGCATCCTGAAGGGCACCCATCCGGACATGGATGGCTATCCCATGGACCAGATATGGATGGAAATTGAggcgccagaggtgccctcggaggTGGGCTTTGTTGGAGGGAACGAAAATGTGTGCAGCAGCCTTGCCACCCCTCTGCCACCACCTACCGTCTGGGAATACTACCCAGAGGTCTGCTGGAAGCTTGACGATGAGATCAAGATGGCACCACAATTTGGTTATATAGTGAAGGAGCTGACCCCTGCTTCTGATACCATATATATTGGGTCTGATTACTAA